The genomic segment AACTCGAAGCCATTCTGGAAGGCGAAGCTCCCTACGATGTATTTGTTCGCTGGAAACCCTTAGCCCAACAGCCCATCGGCTGGGAACCAGACCTCAACGATGGCGTTCGGCTCAACATTCGTCCGTTCATCACCGCCGATATTTTACGCAAAAAGCCTAATATTAAATGGGGTATTGACCGAGGCAAAAATCCTCCTGGCGCTCCCTGGGGCGAAGTGAGAGATAATGACGTACATTTGAGTTTGGAGGAGAAGCAAAGAAGTAGGAATGAATAATGAATATTTTATGGCAAAAACTTTAATTGCGCGTTTAGAGAAATTAGATCAATATGATGAAAATACCTCAACTATTATCTGGCAAAACACTATTGCTGGTAGGTGGGCTGAGATTTACAGTAAACTTGAGGAAGGAGATACTGCGCTTTTTCTTTCGGGTAGTAATTTGGTAATTGGAGAGTACTCAGAGGCAACCCCTGAAGTTTCGATCCAAATAAAAAATGTAAGAAAAATAGCCCTTAAAGGAGATGACTTTTTAAGGTTAAATGCCGCTTATCCCGAAAAATTATCTCGGGTAAAAGGCGCTTTTCAACCTTTCCTGTCACCTGTTCCTATTGATGTTAATTTAATCTTCCAAGAGGCTACTGATAATCAACTCATATCTTTTTTTATTGTCAAAGAAGGGAGTTTAGATAGTATCAAAACCCATTTAAAGGAAAATGATCGGGTAATTTCAATAAACGATCAAAATGTATTTATTGATTTTTTCCTATATGACGGACTAAATTTAAACTCCTATAATACTGGGGCAGGCCTCTTTAATATCAGAAATAAGAATTTACAGGAAATTTTACAAATTCATACCTCTGCTATTAAAAAGGATGCAAAAAGAGACTCAAATAATGTGACAAGTGTCAATAAAATTATAAAAACCCTAAGTATTGAGGATTATTATAAGTTCAGAAGCTTCAGCGAATACTATAATATTGTTCACAATAAAAAGCTTTATCTAAACTTAACTGATAGTGAAGAAGATGAGGCTGATGACTTACCCGATGATGTTGAAGACTACTTTTATAAAAGCATTATGCCATTAAATTCAATACTTTACGGCCCTCCCGGCACGGGTAAAACCTTCTATAGCATTACCCATGCTGTTGCCATTGTTGAAAATAAAACCCCTGAAGTAATCGGTTCAGAAGACAGGAAAGATGTCAAAGCCCGCTTTGACCAATACATTAGAGAAGGGCAAATCGTATTTTGTACTTTTCATCAAAGCATGGGGTATGAGGATTTTATTGAAGGAATCAAACCTGTGGAACCCACCACCGAAAACGAAGAACTGTCGTATGCGGTAGAAGACGGTATTTTCAAAAAGCTGTGTGTTGAAGCCGCATTTTCTTTCGTACAGCAAAAGCCAACAGCAGAAACAAAAGAAATAGTAGATTTTTCCACCCAATACGACCTTTATATAAATTTCTTACATGAGTGTTTTTCAGAAGTTGACAGTATTGATTTAATGACAAAAAGTGGTGGAAAGATTTACATTAAAAACATATCACCAAATAATAATATACACGTTAGCCATAAAGAAAGCAGCAAAAGCTATACAATTTCCAAAACAAGACTTAGCAAGCTTTCACATGCCTTCCCAAACCTAAATAAGATTGAAAACATAAACGATGAATTTAGGGCTGTAATTGGAGGCAGTAATTCTTCGGCGTATTGGGCAGTTCTGAACGGTTTTAGAAAATATAATTCTGAACATCCCAGGGGGACTGTAAAAGAAATCACCGATAAGAGATTCTCTTATGACGAAAAAGCAGAAATTATAGAAGCTTTAACAGAAGAGGATTATAAAGTTGAAACCCCAAAAAACTTCGTAATCATCATTGATGAAATCAACCGAGGGAATGTGTCACAAATTTTCGGGGAACTCATCACACTCATTGAAGATGACAAACGATTAGGTAAAGATGAATCGCTGACTGCTTTGCTGCCTTATTCAAAAAAACGCTTCGGTGTTCCCCCCAACGTGTACATCATCGGTACAATGAATACTGCCGATAGAAGTGTAGAGGCATTGGATACCGCTTTACGAAGGAGATTTGCGTTTATTCCGAAAATGCCCGAGGAAACCAAACTTCAACCAACGGAAGATGGAATCAACCTGGCAGCTATGCTTACCTCCATCAACAATAGGCTAAAAGTGCTTAAAGACGCCGACCACACCATCGGTCACGCCTGGCTATGGAACGTAAAGACTATCAAGGATTTACAAGCGGTATTTGGCAATAAAATTCTGCCATTGTTACAGGAATACTTCTACAATGATTTTGAAAAATTAGGGTTAGTACTTGGCGATAATTTCTTTCAACAGTCACAACCTATTTCAAGTACTATTTTCGCTTCTTTTTCGGGAGGAAACGGTTTGGCAAGCCAATACGACCAAACATGGCAATATCAATTAAAAAAGCCGCATGAATTAACAGTTGCTGATTTTCAATCATTGTATTTGTCTAATAATAGGAAGGTTAATGAGTCTCAATAAGCCCATATTGGTATTTGAGCATAGCCTGCTCTCTATTGGTGATGAAGGGTTTACACGTCATCACTGGGAGGCATTGGGCTGGTACAACGAAAAGCACAGAGGCTGTTTTTTTAGTCTTACTCCCAAAGGGGTAAAGTTTAATCAGTATGTGGGCGTTATTCAGGTTGGCAATATAACCATCGAAATTTTGCCAAAAATCAGTCGAACCGTTGAAAAAAGAGATCAACAAAAATGGCAAAAAGTACTGATTGATATGCTCAGGGAGTGCAGTTGGATGCAAATCCACGCTCAGGAAAAAGCGGCATTGCGTTTTAGACCGAACAGTATTTTAGAAGCCTATTTGGAGCTTTTTATCCGCGAATGTGAAGACTTGATCAGACAGGGACTTATTAAAAAATACCGAACGGCTGCTGATAATTGCAGTGCTCTCAAAGGAAAGCTGCTTTTCCATAAGCAGATTCAGGTAAATGCAGTCCATAAAGAGCGCTTTTATACCCAACATCAGGTATTTGACCGGGATAATATCTTTAATCAACTACTTTTAAAAGCGCTGAGGCTTATTCCCAAAGTAACCCAAAGTCCATTCTTGAAGGACCGAGTATCTACGCTTTTAATGTCATTCCCTGAGTTGTCAGACATCACTGCTACTACGGAAATATTCCAAAAATTGGTATTTGATCGAAAGTCAGCGCCTTATCGGGAAGCTATTGAAATTGCAGCCATGTTATTGTTAAATTATCGACCTGACATCAGTTCGGGGCAAAATCATGTATTGGCCATCCTGTTTGACATGAACGACTTATGGGAGGAGTATATCTTTCGGCAGTTGTACAAAAATAAACCGCCGGAGTGGAGTATAAAATCACAAAATTCAAGGAAATTTTGGAAACTAAGCGGTAACATCAATGCAAAAACAGTCCGCCCTGACATTGTATTACAAAACCTTGATGATAAGAACTCAGTGGTATTGGATACAAAATGGAAGCTGCCCGACAACAATATTCCCGCAGATGCGGACTTAAAACAGATGTTTGTCTATAATGAATACTGGGAAGCCAAAAATTCATTGTTAGTGTATCCCAATACAGTTTATACGGAGGCTCCCATTTACCATAGCGGAACATTTGAAAAAAAAGGAGGATCAGAGCCATCTCATCACTGTGGTATAATGAAGATAGCGGTCCTTGATAAAGACAATAAGTATTTAGATAAGACTGTAGGAAAGCGGATCAAAGATTTCCTGGAAAAAGTAATAATGAAATGACTAACAGTATTTACGACAAGGTAGTAAAGGCATTAAACCAAGCCAAGCAACACAATGGGAATGTGATGGTAAAGCCGGAGGTAATTCTCTGGCTGGACCCCGAGTCGGTTTGGGCCTCGGTTATCCCAACACTACAGGAATCCTTTCCTGCATTATTGATTTATGGCATCTATGAGCCGGCCAAACGACAGGGGCCTGCCATTTGGATAAAGTGTATGGTAGCTAAAACCTTGCCCGAAGCAAATTGGAGTGATACTGAAGTGCCTATCATTTATTTGCCAGGTATCTCAAAAAATGAGTTAAAAAACA from the Runella sp. SP2 genome contains:
- a CDS encoding McrB family protein, translated to MAKTLIARLEKLDQYDENTSTIIWQNTIAGRWAEIYSKLEEGDTALFLSGSNLVIGEYSEATPEVSIQIKNVRKIALKGDDFLRLNAAYPEKLSRVKGAFQPFLSPVPIDVNLIFQEATDNQLISFFIVKEGSLDSIKTHLKENDRVISINDQNVFIDFFLYDGLNLNSYNTGAGLFNIRNKNLQEILQIHTSAIKKDAKRDSNNVTSVNKIIKTLSIEDYYKFRSFSEYYNIVHNKKLYLNLTDSEEDEADDLPDDVEDYFYKSIMPLNSILYGPPGTGKTFYSITHAVAIVENKTPEVIGSEDRKDVKARFDQYIREGQIVFCTFHQSMGYEDFIEGIKPVEPTTENEELSYAVEDGIFKKLCVEAAFSFVQQKPTAETKEIVDFSTQYDLYINFLHECFSEVDSIDLMTKSGGKIYIKNISPNNNIHVSHKESSKSYTISKTRLSKLSHAFPNLNKIENINDEFRAVIGGSNSSAYWAVLNGFRKYNSEHPRGTVKEITDKRFSYDEKAEIIEALTEEDYKVETPKNFVIIIDEINRGNVSQIFGELITLIEDDKRLGKDESLTALLPYSKKRFGVPPNVYIIGTMNTADRSVEALDTALRRRFAFIPKMPEETKLQPTEDGINLAAMLTSINNRLKVLKDADHTIGHAWLWNVKTIKDLQAVFGNKILPLLQEYFYNDFEKLGLVLGDNFFQQSQPISSTIFASFSGGNGLASQYDQTWQYQLKKPHELTVADFQSLYLSNNRKVNESQ
- a CDS encoding McrC family protein translates to MSLNKPILVFEHSLLSIGDEGFTRHHWEALGWYNEKHRGCFFSLTPKGVKFNQYVGVIQVGNITIEILPKISRTVEKRDQQKWQKVLIDMLRECSWMQIHAQEKAALRFRPNSILEAYLELFIRECEDLIRQGLIKKYRTAADNCSALKGKLLFHKQIQVNAVHKERFYTQHQVFDRDNIFNQLLLKALRLIPKVTQSPFLKDRVSTLLMSFPELSDITATTEIFQKLVFDRKSAPYREAIEIAAMLLLNYRPDISSGQNHVLAILFDMNDLWEEYIFRQLYKNKPPEWSIKSQNSRKFWKLSGNINAKTVRPDIVLQNLDDKNSVVLDTKWKLPDNNIPADADLKQMFVYNEYWEAKNSLLVYPNTVYTEAPIYHSGTFEKKGGSEPSHHCGIMKIAVLDKDNKYLDKTVGKRIKDFLEKVIMK